The Cetobacterium ceti genome has a window encoding:
- the porA gene encoding pyruvate ferredoxin oxidoreductase: protein MNIKERMSGNEAVATAMRQINPDVVAAFPITPSTEVPQYFSQYVADGLVDTEFVPVESEHSAMSACIGSQAAGARTMTATSSCGLALMWEMLYVAASTRLPITLACVNRALTGPININADHSDSMGARDTGWIQIYSETNQEAYDNFIQAVKIAEHADVQLPIMVCQDGFITSHAIENIELLPDETVKNFVGEYHPEDYLLNAKRPIAHGPYDVAGYYMEHKRLQAQGMINAKKVILEVAKEFEKISGRKYELFESYKLDDAEVAVVVINSTAGTTKDAIDEMRAQGKKVGLLKVRVFRPFPMEEIGQALKNVKMVAVMDKCEGMSAAGGPLFAEVRSALYDCPTRPKMINYVYGLGGRDVTVNHMKEIFETLLVEKDKDVTNVYRHFGVRE, encoded by the coding sequence ATGAATATAAAAGAAAGAATGTCAGGAAACGAAGCCGTTGCAACTGCCATGAGACAAATAAATCCAGATGTAGTTGCTGCTTTCCCAATAACTCCATCTACTGAAGTTCCTCAATACTTCTCTCAATACGTTGCAGATGGATTAGTTGATACAGAATTTGTTCCTGTTGAATCTGAACACAGTGCTATGTCAGCATGTATTGGTTCTCAAGCTGCAGGAGCTAGAACTATGACTGCTACATCATCTTGTGGACTTGCGCTTATGTGGGAAATGTTATATGTTGCTGCGTCTACTAGATTACCAATAACTTTAGCTTGCGTAAATAGAGCTTTAACTGGTCCTATTAACATAAATGCTGATCACAGTGATTCAATGGGTGCTAGAGATACTGGTTGGATTCAAATATATAGTGAAACAAATCAAGAAGCTTATGATAATTTTATTCAAGCTGTTAAAATAGCTGAACATGCAGATGTTCAATTACCTATTATGGTTTGTCAAGATGGATTTATCACAAGTCATGCTATTGAAAATATTGAGTTACTTCCAGATGAAACTGTTAAAAATTTCGTTGGAGAATATCATCCAGAAGATTATTTACTAAACGCTAAAAGACCAATAGCTCATGGCCCATATGACGTTGCAGGATATTATATGGAACATAAAAGATTACAAGCTCAAGGAATGATCAATGCTAAAAAAGTTATATTAGAAGTTGCTAAAGAATTTGAAAAAATTAGTGGTAGAAAATATGAACTTTTTGAAAGTTATAAACTAGATGACGCTGAAGTTGCAGTAGTTGTAATTAACTCAACTGCAGGAACAACTAAAGATGCCATTGATGAAATGAGAGCTCAAGGTAAAAAAGTTGGTTTATTAAAAGTTAGAGTATTCAGACCATTCCCAATGGAAGAAATTGGACAAGCTCTTAAAAATGTAAAAATGGTAGCTGTTATGGATAAATGTGAAGGTATGTCTGCTGCTGGTGGGCCTTTATTTGCAGAAGTTAGATCTGCCCTTTATGACTGTCCTACTAGACCAAAAATGATCAACTATGTTTATGGACTTGGTGGAAGAGATGTAACTGTTAATCATATGAAAGAAATTTTTGAGACTCTTCTTGTGGAAAAAGACAAAGATGTAACAAATGTTTATAGACATTTTGGAGTAAGAGAATAG
- a CDS encoding membrane lipoprotein lipid attachment site-containing protein — MKKIIFFISLLIAFSGCSAIMHSIGESDINRGINIYQSRGLTTEGINYLASGLSNAPDSIIGIESFKRQYLELENQSENILRNKTYSERDINALKLYLLASEKYSILSGKIPQLTFNKEKYFSLKNKINTAFENYVLKDNLTNLNRKQKINKIFYYKSLLKYNQNYIIRDKITKLEQEISINIVLTSSFRYRYNSSNFDIQNILISVADKYTNRDLGNYIYFRGYNSYNKYWSNNSYLVDMEFYNFETPILEISERKEGNGEKIIISQRKKLILSGEYRVIDSKTYGVVEIKPFRIEENYNIEMSKTQNTINFSNENDVIRKILEKKFTDIILYRLRDFRNF, encoded by the coding sequence ATGAAAAAAATTATTTTTTTTATTTCTCTTTTAATAGCTTTTTCAGGATGCAGTGCTATTATGCATAGTATAGGAGAGTCAGATATTAATAGGGGAATCAATATATATCAAAGTAGAGGATTGACAACAGAGGGAATAAACTATTTAGCATCGGGATTATCCAATGCACCAGACTCTATTATTGGAATAGAAAGTTTTAAAAGACAGTATTTAGAGTTAGAAAATCAAAGTGAAAATATTTTAAGAAATAAAACTTATAGTGAAAGAGATATAAATGCTCTTAAATTATATCTTTTAGCTTCTGAGAAATATAGCATTTTAAGTGGGAAAATACCACAACTTACTTTTAATAAAGAAAAGTATTTTTCTTTAAAAAATAAAATAAATACAGCTTTTGAAAATTATGTTTTAAAAGATAATCTTACAAATTTAAATAGGAAACAGAAAATAAATAAAATTTTTTATTATAAATCTCTTTTAAAATATAATCAAAATTATATTATAAGAGATAAAATAACAAAATTAGAACAGGAAATTTCAATAAATATAGTTTTAACAAGTAGTTTTAGATATAGATATAATAGTTCTAATTTCGATATTCAAAATATATTAATTTCTGTGGCAGATAAATATACTAATAGAGATTTAGGAAATTATATTTATTTTAGAGGATATAATAGTTATAACAAATATTGGAGTAATAATTCTTATTTAGTAGATATGGAATTTTATAATTTTGAAACTCCAATTTTAGAAATTTCTGAAAGAAAAGAAGGAAATGGAGAAAAGATTATTATAAGTCAAAGAAAAAAACTTATATTAAGTGGTGAATATAGAGTAATTGACTCTAAGACTTATGGAGTAGTTGAAATAAAACCATTTAGAATTGAAGAAAATTATAATATAGAAATGTCTAAAACTCAAAATACAATTAATTTTTCCAATGAAAATGATGTAATAAGAAAAATTTTAGAAAAAAAATTCACAGATATAATTTTATACAGGTTGAGAGATTTTAGAAATTTTTAA
- a CDS encoding M20 family metallopeptidase encodes MELNKYKKDLKEMNEYMYNNPELGNEEYKSAKLYCDYLNKNGFNVTENYLNIPTAFEGKYGGIKPGPKIALLAEYDALPEIGHGCGHNILGLTSLGASLLLKKYIDEFGGELYLIGTPAEETNGAKVTMSDLGIFDKFTVAMIVHPTEKGHHRSTTSQAMEALKFKFKGKTAHAAGDPYNGINALDGVLNLFNSINALRQQTLDSSRIHGIISKGGTTPNIIPDYAEAKFYVRANKLKDMLELVEKVKNCGRGAALSSGTELEIENYEFSFYDMVTNKTLSEVYEKNIKIQGIEEIYEDEGLGSTDMGNVSHRCPAIHPYFPISKENLTGHSIDFAKASISEEAYKGMAEAIYGLVLTGIEILTNEKLVEKIQNEFKNKK; translated from the coding sequence ATGGAATTAAATAAGTACAAAAAAGATTTAAAAGAAATGAATGAATATATGTACAACAATCCTGAATTAGGAAATGAAGAGTACAAAAGTGCTAAGTTATATTGTGATTATTTAAATAAAAATGGGTTTAATGTAACAGAAAATTATTTAAATATTCCAACAGCTTTTGAAGGCAAGTATGGAGGAATAAAACCTGGACCTAAAATAGCATTATTAGCAGAATATGATGCTTTACCAGAAATAGGTCATGGATGTGGTCATAACATTTTAGGACTTACTAGTTTAGGAGCTAGTTTACTTTTAAAAAAATATATAGATGAATTTGGAGGGGAACTTTATTTAATAGGAACACCAGCAGAAGAAACTAATGGGGCTAAGGTAACCATGAGTGATTTAGGAATCTTTGATAAATTTACAGTAGCTATGATTGTTCATCCTACAGAAAAAGGTCATCATAGAAGTACTACTTCCCAAGCTATGGAAGCTTTAAAATTTAAATTTAAAGGAAAAACTGCCCATGCAGCAGGGGATCCCTATAATGGAATAAATGCCTTAGATGGAGTTTTAAATTTATTTAATTCTATAAACGCTCTTAGACAACAAACTTTAGATAGCTCAAGAATTCATGGAATTATTTCTAAGGGAGGAACAACTCCTAATATTATTCCAGATTATGCTGAAGCAAAATTTTATGTGAGGGCAAATAAATTAAAAGATATGTTAGAACTTGTGGAAAAAGTTAAAAATTGTGGAAGGGGAGCTGCTTTAAGTTCAGGGACAGAGTTAGAAATAGAAAATTATGAATTTAGTTTTTATGATATGGTGACAAATAAAACTCTTTCAGAAGTTTATGAAAAAAATATAAAAATACAGGGAATAGAAGAAATCTATGAAGATGAAGGATTAGGGTCTACAGATATGGGAAATGTAAGCCATAGATGCCCTGCTATTCATCCATATTTTCCCATAAGTAAGGAAAATTTAACAGGGCATAGTATAGATTTTGCTAAAGCTTCTATTTCAGAAGAAGCATATAAGGGAATGGCAGAAGCAATTTATGGATTAGTATTAACGGGAATAGAAATTTTAACTAATGAAAAATTAGTAGAAAAAATTCAAAATGAATTTAAAAATAAAAAATAG
- a CDS encoding 2-oxoacid:acceptor oxidoreductase family protein — MNKMLEIRWHGRGGQGAKTASLLLADVAFTGGMYVQGFPEYGPERMGAPITAYNRISKNPIRVHSNIYEPEFVVVVDETLLEAVDVTKGLKKEGGIIINTSKTPEEIKPLLKNYEGRIFTCDARKISEETLGKNFPNTPMLGAVVKITKVIPEEDFLTSIEDSFKHKFAHKPEVLKGNMEAVKRSMNEVKSNEN; from the coding sequence ATGAATAAGATGCTTGAAATTAGATGGCATGGTAGAGGAGGACAAGGGGCTAAAACTGCTTCTCTTTTACTAGCGGACGTTGCTTTTACTGGTGGAATGTATGTTCAAGGATTTCCTGAATATGGACCAGAAAGAATGGGTGCACCTATAACTGCTTATAATCGTATAAGTAAAAATCCAATTAGAGTTCATTCTAATATTTATGAACCTGAGTTCGTAGTAGTAGTAGATGAAACTTTACTTGAAGCTGTAGATGTAACTAAAGGATTAAAAAAAGAGGGAGGTATTATTATAAATACTTCTAAAACTCCAGAAGAGATTAAACCTTTATTGAAAAATTATGAAGGTAGAATATTTACTTGTGATGCAAGAAAAATTTCTGAAGAAACTCTTGGTAAAAACTTTCCTAATACTCCAATGCTAGGAGCTGTAGTTAAAATTACTAAAGTTATCCCTGAAGAAGATTTTTTAACTTCTATCGAAGATTCTTTTAAACATAAATTTGCACACAAACCAGAAGTGTTAAAAGGAAATATGGAAGCTGTAAAACGTTCAATGAATGAGGTGAAATCCAATGAAAACTAA
- a CDS encoding MATE family efflux transporter, whose amino-acid sequence MKDQKLETESIPKLLWDYSIPAITGSLVYILYNIVDRIFISFGVGRLAIAGISIVLPLFTFILATGLFIGIGGGSLISINLGQKNTEKAELILGNAVTLLFTIGILFSILGLVFLNKILYLFGATPENISYARDYMSIIFFATVFQLLFIALNNIIRGEGNPKFAMKMNLIGCGFNLILDPIFIFTLGMGIKGAAIATIISNVIVAIYQLKHFTTGKSNIKLKVKNLKLDLKVLAGISSIGIAPFIMQMSNSIVVIFINKNCNIYGGDIAIAAYGIVNSIGTLLYMPIVGIYQGAQPILGYNYGAKNYHRVREAYILSLLVAVAISTTGFILIMFIPKLLVFPFIKNDPQLLSLTIKSLKIFYGLVLVMGFHMIGSSYFQAVGRAKITTFLNIIRQFGLTLPLLYILPKYFGLNGVWMANPITDIVLAIITSYFVFKELHRLKCEEKLEVKYSI is encoded by the coding sequence GTGAAAGATCAAAAATTAGAAACAGAAAGTATACCTAAACTTTTATGGGACTATTCAATTCCTGCTATAACAGGTTCACTTGTATATATTTTATATAATATTGTAGATAGAATTTTCATAAGTTTTGGAGTAGGAAGACTTGCCATTGCAGGTATAAGTATTGTTTTACCATTATTTACTTTTATTTTAGCCACAGGACTTTTTATTGGAATAGGTGGAGGCTCATTAATCTCTATAAATCTAGGTCAAAAAAATACTGAAAAAGCCGAGCTTATTTTAGGAAATGCAGTTACACTTTTATTTACTATTGGAATTTTATTTTCTATTTTAGGATTAGTATTTTTAAATAAAATTTTATATTTATTTGGAGCTACTCCAGAAAATATTTCCTATGCTAGAGATTATATGTCTATAATTTTCTTTGCAACAGTTTTTCAATTGCTTTTTATTGCTCTTAATAATATTATTCGTGGAGAAGGTAATCCTAAGTTTGCAATGAAAATGAATTTAATTGGTTGTGGTTTTAACTTAATCTTAGATCCAATTTTTATTTTTACCCTTGGTATGGGAATCAAAGGAGCTGCCATTGCCACAATAATTTCCAATGTAATTGTAGCTATTTATCAATTAAAGCATTTCACAACTGGTAAAAGTAATATCAAATTAAAAGTTAAAAATTTAAAATTAGATTTAAAAGTTTTAGCTGGAATTTCTAGTATCGGTATAGCACCTTTTATTATGCAAATGTCTAACTCAATTGTTGTTATTTTCATTAACAAAAATTGTAATATTTATGGTGGAGACATTGCCATAGCTGCCTATGGAATTGTAAATAGTATTGGAACTTTACTTTATATGCCTATAGTAGGAATTTATCAAGGTGCTCAACCAATTTTAGGATATAATTATGGAGCTAAAAATTATCATAGAGTAAGAGAAGCCTATATTTTATCTCTTTTAGTTGCAGTAGCTATATCTACTACAGGATTTATTTTAATAATGTTTATTCCTAAACTTTTAGTCTTCCCATTTATAAAAAATGATCCACAATTATTATCTCTTACTATAAAATCTTTGAAAATATTTTATGGTCTTGTTTTAGTAATGGGATTTCATATGATTGGAAGTAGTTATTTCCAAGCTGTTGGTCGTGCTAAAATTACAACATTTCTAAATATAATAAGACAATTTGGATTAACTTTACCTTTACTTTATATATTACCAAAATATTTTGGTTTAAATGGAGTTTGGATGGCTAATCCTATTACTGATATTGTCCTTGCAATAATCACTTCATATTTCGTTTTTAAAGAATTACATAGATTAAAATGTGAAGAAAAATTAGAAGTTAAATATTCTATTTAA
- a CDS encoding 4Fe-4S binding protein has translation MKTKNGILIDETIKWQDITPGGIVYDAGGAETFRTGDWRSMKPVFIEDKCKQCLLCVPVCPDSSIPVTDGKRLDFDMDHCKGCGICYKVCPFGAIEFIKD, from the coding sequence ATGAAAACTAAAAATGGAATTTTAATAGATGAAACAATAAAATGGCAAGATATTACTCCAGGTGGAATTGTTTATGATGCTGGTGGAGCTGAAACATTTAGAACTGGAGACTGGAGATCAATGAAACCTGTGTTTATTGAAGATAAATGTAAACAGTGTCTTTTATGTGTTCCTGTATGTCCTGATTCTTCTATTCCTGTTACTGATGGAAAAAGATTAGATTTTGATATGGACCACTGTAAAGGTTGTGGAATTTGTTATAAAGTATGCCCATTCGGAGCTATAGAATTTATAAAAGATTAA
- the pdxR gene encoding MocR-like pyridoxine biosynthesis transcription factor PdxR, protein MKRLSIELNKNSEEKYYIQLYEDIKSEILLGNLQVGDKLPSIRQSSIKFKISMTTVLQAYSMLEKYGYIEKIPGKGCFVKKIENFTLEKKVLPLLNTFKYGQYLESSAINFSNGTPPSKYFPLEIYKKLSKDILEKYGASVFEYQNVQGVQSLREVLSEYLEKEDIFVTENEILITSGTQQCLEIVLKLFSENLELTVLVSDPTYPNALNIFQGNCNIRTIELEEDGWNMEKLEEILKHEKIDLVYEVINFHNPTGVVWSDEKRKKLLHLAKKYNFYVVEDDSFSEFFYTGEKPKPLKSLDRINSERVIYIRTFSKTIMPGIGIALMIIPPLLQEKGILAKYGIDTTTSGLNQRILEEFIRENYFPEHISKIKNILKVKYEHMFKILENSKNLKIVIKPRGGFFFWVRILKDINIENFYGKAIEEGISLLPGSTFYNSGKMVPIIRLSFTVPTLTEIEKGIKKIDNLIDEF, encoded by the coding sequence ATGAAAAGGCTATCAATCGAGTTAAATAAAAATTCAGAGGAAAAATATTATATACAGTTGTATGAAGATATTAAATCTGAAATTTTACTGGGAAATTTACAAGTGGGAGATAAACTTCCATCGATTAGACAAAGTTCAATTAAATTTAAGATTAGTATGACAACAGTTTTACAGGCATATTCAATGTTAGAAAAATATGGGTATATTGAAAAGATTCCAGGAAAGGGTTGTTTTGTAAAAAAAATAGAAAACTTTACATTGGAAAAAAAAGTTTTACCTTTATTAAATACTTTTAAATATGGTCAATATTTAGAAAGTAGTGCAATAAATTTTTCCAACGGAACACCACCTTCAAAATATTTTCCTTTGGAAATTTATAAAAAATTATCAAAGGATATTTTAGAGAAATATGGAGCAAGTGTTTTTGAATATCAAAATGTGCAGGGAGTTCAAAGTTTAAGAGAAGTTCTTTCTGAATATTTAGAAAAAGAAGATATTTTTGTCACGGAAAATGAAATTTTAATAACTTCAGGAACACAACAATGTTTAGAAATTGTTTTAAAATTATTTTCAGAGAATTTAGAATTAACAGTATTAGTTTCAGATCCTACATATCCCAATGCACTTAATATATTTCAAGGAAATTGTAATATAAGAACGATTGAGCTTGAAGAAGATGGTTGGAATATGGAAAAATTAGAAGAGATATTAAAACATGAAAAAATAGATTTAGTATATGAAGTAATTAATTTTCATAATCCAACTGGAGTTGTATGGAGCGATGAAAAAAGAAAAAAATTATTACATTTAGCAAAAAAATATAATTTTTATGTGGTTGAAGATGATAGTTTTTCAGAATTTTTTTATACAGGTGAAAAACCAAAACCATTAAAATCTTTAGATAGAATAAATTCAGAAAGAGTAATTTATATAAGAACATTTTCAAAAACTATAATGCCAGGAATAGGTATTGCCCTTATGATTATTCCTCCTTTATTACAAGAGAAGGGTATATTAGCAAAATATGGAATTGATACTACAACTTCTGGTTTGAACCAAAGAATTTTAGAAGAGTTTATAAGGGAAAATTATTTTCCTGAACATATTTCAAAAATAAAAAATATATTAAAAGTTAAATATGAACATATGTTTAAAATTTTAGAAAATAGTAAAAATTTAAAAATAGTTATAAAACCAAGAGGGGGATTTTTCTTCTGGGTTCGAATTTTAAAAGATATAAATATAGAAAATTTTTATGGAAAAGCTATAGAAGAAGGGATATCTTTACTTCCAGGAAGTACTTTTTATAATAGTGGAAAAATGGTACCTATTATTCGACTTAGTTTTACTGTTCCAACTTTAACTGAGATTGAAAAGGGTATAAAAAAAATAGATAATTTAATAGATGAATTTTAA
- a CDS encoding basic amino acid ABC transporter substrate-binding protein: protein MKKIISILFIILGTLSFGKTLLVGTNAEFKPYEYIEDGKLVGFDIELMDAIGEELGYKIKWSNMTFEGLLPALQMNKIDAVIAGMSATSERQKAVGFSKPYLNFSSSHGLIVSSNNKEIIKKEDIKGKVIGVQMGTIQEKFAKELGAEVKFYNNFLGAFLDTKEGKIDGVIIDEKSGAEYLKNLKGLVQVDEIIDEEPGSSIAVRKNNLQLAEKFNKAIEVLEKNGKYEKIKEKYFPGQK from the coding sequence ATGAAAAAAATTATTAGTATTTTATTTATTATTTTAGGAACATTATCTTTTGGAAAAACATTGCTTGTGGGAACAAATGCAGAATTTAAACCATATGAATATATTGAAGATGGAAAGTTAGTTGGTTTTGATATTGAATTGATGGATGCTATAGGAGAAGAATTAGGATATAAGATAAAGTGGAGCAATATGACATTTGAAGGATTATTACCTGCACTTCAAATGAACAAAATAGATGCAGTAATAGCAGGAATGTCAGCAACATCAGAAAGACAAAAAGCTGTGGGATTTTCAAAACCATATTTAAATTTTTCATCTTCTCATGGTTTAATTGTAAGCTCTAATAATAAGGAAATAATAAAAAAAGAGGACATAAAAGGAAAAGTAATAGGAGTTCAAATGGGAACTATTCAAGAAAAATTTGCCAAAGAATTAGGAGCAGAAGTAAAATTTTATAATAATTTTTTAGGTGCATTTTTAGATACTAAGGAAGGAAAAATAGATGGAGTAATTATAGATGAAAAATCTGGAGCTGAGTATTTAAAAAATTTAAAAGGACTTGTACAGGTAGATGAAATTATAGATGAAGAACCTGGGTCTTCTATAGCTGTTAGAAAAAATAATTTACAATTAGCAGAAAAATTTAATAAAGCAATAGAAGTTTTAGAAAAAAATGGAAAGTATGAAAAGATAAAAGAAAAATATTTCCCAGGACAAAAATAA
- the megL gene encoding methionine gamma-lyase, with protein MKNLNCGFGTKAIHGGNVKNPYGTLSTPIYQTSTFVFDSAEQGGKRFALEEDGYIYSRLGNPTLTVLEDKIALLEEGEAAMCTASGIGAISSTLWTVLKAGDHVLADKTLYGCTFALLNHGLTRFGIEVTFIDTSDLNAVKENLRPNTRVVYLETPANPNLKIVDIAAVSKIAHENKNTLVVVDNTFSTPYCQQPLKLGADIVVHSATKYLNGHGDVIAGFVVSNKEIVTQVRLVGVKDMTGSVLSPFDAYLVIRGLKTLEIRMRQHCANAMKVAEFLEKHDKIEKVYYPGLKSHEGYDIAAKQMKNFGGILSFELKGGFDAGKKLLNNLDLCTLAVSLGDTETLIQHPASMTHSPYTKEERMKAGITDGLVRLSVGLEDPEDIIEDLRKGLELA; from the coding sequence ATGAAAAATTTAAATTGTGGATTTGGAACTAAAGCTATACATGGAGGAAATGTAAAAAATCCTTACGGAACTCTTTCTACACCTATTTATCAAACTTCTACCTTCGTTTTCGACTCAGCTGAACAGGGAGGTAAAAGATTCGCCCTTGAAGAGGACGGTTATATTTACTCAAGATTAGGAAATCCTACTTTAACTGTTTTAGAAGACAAGATTGCTCTTCTTGAAGAGGGAGAAGCTGCAATGTGTACAGCATCTGGTATTGGTGCTATTTCTTCAACTTTATGGACAGTATTAAAAGCTGGAGATCATGTTCTTGCAGATAAAACCTTATATGGATGTACTTTTGCTTTATTAAATCATGGTCTTACAAGATTTGGAATTGAAGTTACTTTTATAGATACTTCTGATTTAAATGCTGTTAAAGAAAATTTAAGACCTAATACAAGAGTAGTTTATTTAGAAACTCCTGCTAATCCTAACTTAAAAATAGTTGATATCGCTGCTGTTTCAAAAATTGCTCATGAAAATAAAAATACTTTAGTTGTAGTTGACAATACTTTCTCAACTCCATATTGCCAACAACCTCTTAAATTAGGAGCAGATATTGTTGTTCACTCTGCTACAAAATATTTAAATGGACATGGAGATGTAATCGCAGGTTTTGTTGTTTCTAATAAAGAAATAGTAACTCAAGTTAGATTAGTTGGAGTTAAAGATATGACTGGTTCTGTTTTAAGTCCTTTTGATGCTTATTTAGTTATAAGAGGATTAAAAACATTAGAAATTAGAATGAGACAACACTGTGCAAATGCAATGAAAGTTGCTGAATTCTTAGAAAAACATGACAAAATTGAAAAAGTTTATTACCCAGGTTTAAAATCACATGAAGGATATGATATTGCAGCTAAACAAATGAAAAATTTTGGTGGAATTTTATCCTTTGAATTAAAAGGTGGATTTGACGCTGGTAAAAAATTATTAAATAATTTAGATTTATGTACATTAGCAGTATCACTAGGAGATACAGAAACACTTATTCAACACCCTGCATCAATGACTCACTCTCCTTATACAAAAGAGGAAAGAATGAAGGCTGGTATAACAGATGGATTAGTTAGATTATCTGTAGGACTAGAAGATCCTGAAGATATTATTGAGGACTTAAGAAAAGGGCTTGAATTAGCTTAG
- a CDS encoding amino acid ABC transporter permease, whose amino-acid sequence MEYIETLKEIFIGGHRYEYIVEGLLFSLGVTALAGILGIILGVLLALMRLSKYKLVNRIALSYIDIIRGTPAVVQLMILANVIFVGVLRDTPILIIAAIAFGMNSGAYVAEIIRSGIEGLDKGQMEAARSLGMNYFTAMKEIIIPQAVKKILPALVSEFITLLKETSIVGFIGGVDLLRSASIITSQTYRGVEPLLAVGIIYLILTSIFTKFMRKIEGGLKASD is encoded by the coding sequence ATGGAATACATTGAAACACTAAAGGAAATTTTTATAGGGGGACATCGATATGAGTATATAGTTGAAGGATTATTGTTCTCCTTAGGAGTTACAGCATTAGCAGGGATATTAGGAATTATATTAGGAGTTTTATTAGCACTTATGAGACTTTCTAAATATAAATTAGTTAATAGAATAGCTCTAAGTTATATAGATATTATAAGAGGAACACCAGCTGTGGTTCAATTGATGATTTTAGCCAATGTTATATTTGTAGGAGTTTTAAGAGATACTCCAATTTTAATTATTGCAGCCATTGCTTTTGGAATGAATTCAGGAGCATATGTGGCAGAGATAATTCGTTCTGGAATAGAGGGACTTGATAAGGGGCAAATGGAAGCAGCTAGATCTTTAGGGATGAATTACTTTACAGCTATGAAAGAAATTATAATACCTCAAGCTGTAAAAAAAATATTACCAGCTCTTGTAAGTGAGTTTATAACTCTTTTAAAAGAAACTTCAATAGTAGGTTTTATAGGTGGAGTTGATTTATTACGTTCAGCAAGTATAATTACAAGTCAAACTTATAGAGGGGTTGAACCACTTTTGGCTGTGGGAATAATTTACTTGATTTTAACAAGTATTTTTACTAAATTTATGAGAAAAATAGAGGGAGGGTTAAAAGCTAGTGATTAA
- a CDS encoding amino acid ABC transporter ATP-binding protein encodes MIKINNLEKSFGDLEVLKGIDLEIKKGEVVSIIGPSGSGKSTLLRCLNKLEEATKGSIKIKNQDILLKSTNINKVRENIGMVFQHFNLFPHKNVLENLTIAPLKVKNSSKNIAEEKALDLLRKVGLEDKKNAYPNQLSGGQKQRIAIARALAMEPEIILFDEPTSALDPEMVKEVLDVMKSLAKDGMTMVVVTHEMGFAKSVADRVIFMDKGIILEDKSSEEFFENPSHERTRDFLDKILNH; translated from the coding sequence GTGATTAAAATAAATAATTTAGAAAAAAGTTTTGGAGATTTAGAAGTATTAAAGGGAATTGATTTAGAGATAAAAAAAGGTGAAGTTGTTTCTATTATTGGTCCTTCAGGAAGTGGAAAAAGTACTCTTTTAAGATGTTTGAATAAATTGGAAGAAGCTACAAAGGGAAGTATTAAAATTAAAAATCAAGATATTTTATTAAAAAGTACAAATATTAATAAAGTTAGAGAAAATATTGGGATGGTGTTTCAACATTTTAATCTTTTTCCTCATAAAAATGTTTTAGAAAATTTAACCATTGCTCCTTTAAAAGTTAAAAATAGTTCTAAAAATATAGCTGAAGAAAAAGCTTTGGATTTACTTAGAAAAGTAGGACTTGAAGATAAAAAAAATGCTTATCCAAATCAACTTTCAGGAGGACAAAAACAAAGGATAGCAATAGCTAGAGCTCTTGCCATGGAACCAGAAATTATACTTTTTGATGAACCGACTTCAGCCTTAGATCCAGAAATGGTAAAGGAAGTTTTAGATGTTATGAAATCCTTGGCAAAGGATGGAATGACAATGGTGGTTGTGACTCATGAAATGGGATTTGCAAAAAGTGTAGCAGATAGAGTTATTTTCATGGATAAGGGAATAATATTAGAGGATAAAAGTTCTGAGGAGTTTTTTGAAAATCCCTCCCATGAAAGAACAAGAGATTTTTTAGATAAAATATTAAATCATTAA